In Candidatus Poribacteria bacterium, a single window of DNA contains:
- a CDS encoding sigma-70 family RNA polymerase sigma factor — MKGEDLLDRIISGDQSAFKELVRKYRHTVFLSVLSILHDPDEAEEIAQEVFLKVHLHLSGLRDQNAFERWLRSISCNLAIDRLRERARRESCIPLDEVAPEDLLSPSADEELLKREAVEEVMRAIEELPEGEREILREHLLEDKGYRELSEKYGLSYHAVVMRVRRAKEKVREKVLKRLGCVVILPCREIVKVIGGVVMKVSTKVAITGAVVMMLAGTGIWMSHHREEKRVPESNEMKVEKQTTVGAPARVTVSNSEPQKKEDELTFEEFNRLLDEYFGITSEIESTVPEEKMTSPEEKMSSASDEIAEEQPIGETHKENPQREETNELKQMEIDMVKVEITELMLENGRIWRRLEELSQMERHGLHVDPKEVEQLIIARREMGTKIFPKIARYILLTGDTKATYPGGWIWLTDKSQSSVRENP; from the coding sequence ATGAAAGGGGAAGATCTGTTAGACAGAATCATATCGGGAGACCAATCCGCCTTCAAGGAACTGGTGAGGAAGTACCGCCATACCGTCTTCCTCTCTGTCCTCTCCATCCTGCACGATCCCGATGAGGCGGAGGAGATAGCGCAGGAGGTCTTCCTGAAAGTTCACCTTCATCTGAGTGGGTTGAGAGATCAAAATGCGTTCGAGAGATGGCTGAGAAGTATATCCTGTAATCTGGCGATAGATCGGCTGAGGGAGAGAGCGAGAAGAGAAAGTTGTATCCCCCTTGACGAGGTGGCTCCTGAGGATTTGCTCTCTCCATCGGCGGACGAGGAGTTGCTGAAGAGGGAGGCGGTGGAGGAGGTGATGAGAGCGATAGAAGAGTTGCCTGAGGGCGAGAGGGAGATCCTAAGGGAGCATCTTCTGGAGGATAAGGGATATAGGGAGCTTAGCGAGAAGTATGGTCTGTCATATCATGCCGTTGTGATGCGTGTGAGGAGGGCAAAGGAGAAGGTGAGGGAGAAGGTTCTCAAAAGGCTGGGCTGTGTGGTCATTTTGCCCTGTAGGGAAATCGTAAAGGTGATAGGAGGTGTCGTTATGAAGGTATCAACGAAGGTGGCGATAACGGGAGCGGTCGTGATGATGCTCGCAGGGACGGGGATATGGATGAGTCACCATAGAGAGGAGAAGCGAGTGCCTGAGTCCAACGAGATGAAGGTTGAGAAGCAAACGACCGTAGGAGCGCCTGCGAGGGTAACGGTAAGCAATTCAGAACCGCAGAAAAAAGAAGATGAACTTACATTTGAGGAGTTCAACAGGTTACTTGATGAGTATTTCGGCATAACTTCCGAGATAGAATCTACAGTACCAGAAGAGAAAATGACTTCACCAGAAGAGAAGATGAGTTCAGCGAGCGATGAGATCGCGGAGGAACAACCCATCGGGGAAACGCATAAAGAAAATCCACAGAGGGAGGAAACCAATGAGTTGAAGCAGATGGAGATCGATATGGTCAAAGTGGAGATCACAGAGTTGATGCTGGAAAATGGTCGAATTTGGAGAAGGTTGGAGGAACTATCTCAAATGGAGAGACATGGATTGCATGTTGATCCCAAAGAGGTGGAGCAGCTCATCATAGCACGTCGAGAAATGGGCACTAAGATTTTCCCAAAAATAGCAAGATACATCTTGCTCACGGGCGATACGAAAGCGACATATCCTGGAGGGTGGATCTGGCTGACTGACAAATCTCAGTCCTCAGTCCGAGAAAACCCTTGA